From Rhodopseudomonas palustris, a single genomic window includes:
- a CDS encoding ABC transporter substrate-binding protein, protein MNIKTLLGTASLALMLAGASATAQAQIAIGHLADYSGGTSDVGTPYGQAVADTFAWVNKNGGIGGKQLNVDTNDYGYQVPRAIALYKKWSGGDKVAAIMGWGTADTEALTGFLANDKIPDMSGSYAAALTDPEGSSGKAKPAPYNFFYGPSYSDALRAELMWAAEDWKAKGKPGAPKFVHMGANHPYPNAPKAAGEAMAKELGFEVLPPLVFALAPGDYSAQCLSLKSSGANYAYLGNTAASNISVMKACKAAGVDVQFMSNVWGMDENAAKTAGDAADGVIFPLRTAVAWGGNAPGMKTVEEISKMSDPSGNVYRPVHYVAAVCSAMYMKEALDWAAKNGGATGENVAKGFYQKKDWVPAGMDGVCNPSTWTAKDHRGTMKIDLYRAKVSGPTDGDLKDLIAKGTIKLEKVKTVDLPRKPEWAGW, encoded by the coding sequence ATGAACATCAAGACACTGCTCGGCACCGCCTCGCTGGCGCTGATGCTCGCCGGAGCGTCTGCGACCGCCCAGGCGCAGATCGCGATCGGCCACCTCGCCGACTATTCCGGCGGCACTTCGGACGTCGGCACGCCCTACGGCCAGGCCGTCGCCGACACCTTCGCCTGGGTCAACAAGAACGGTGGCATCGGCGGCAAGCAGCTCAATGTCGACACCAACGACTACGGATACCAGGTGCCGCGCGCGATCGCGCTCTACAAAAAGTGGTCCGGCGGCGACAAGGTCGCGGCGATCATGGGCTGGGGCACGGCCGATACCGAGGCGCTGACCGGCTTCCTCGCCAACGACAAGATCCCCGATATGTCCGGCTCCTACGCCGCGGCATTGACTGATCCCGAAGGCAGCAGCGGCAAGGCCAAACCGGCGCCCTACAACTTCTTCTACGGTCCGTCCTACTCCGACGCGCTGCGCGCCGAGCTGATGTGGGCGGCGGAGGACTGGAAGGCCAAGGGTAAGCCGGGCGCACCGAAATTTGTCCATATGGGCGCCAATCACCCCTACCCCAACGCCCCGAAGGCCGCCGGCGAAGCGATGGCCAAGGAGCTCGGTTTCGAAGTGCTGCCGCCGCTGGTGTTCGCGCTGGCGCCGGGCGACTACAGCGCGCAGTGCCTATCCTTGAAGAGCTCGGGCGCCAACTACGCCTATCTCGGCAACACCGCGGCCTCCAACATCTCGGTGATGAAGGCCTGCAAGGCGGCCGGCGTCGACGTGCAGTTCATGAGCAACGTCTGGGGCATGGACGAGAACGCCGCCAAGACCGCAGGCGATGCCGCCGACGGCGTGATCTTCCCGCTGCGCACCGCTGTGGCCTGGGGCGGCAACGCGCCCGGCATGAAGACGGTCGAGGAGATCTCGAAGATGTCCGATCCGTCCGGCAACGTGTATCGGCCGGTGCACTACGTCGCGGCGGTGTGCTCGGCGATGTACATGAAGGAAGCGCTCGACTGGGCCGCCAAGAACGGCGGCGCCACCGGCGAGAACGTCGCCAAGGGCTTCTACCAGAAGAAGGACTGGGTGCCGGCCGGCATGGACGGTGTCTGCAACCCGTCGACCTGGACCGCAAAGGACCATCGCGGCACCATGAAGATCGACCTGTACCGCGCCAAGGTATCGGGCCCGACCGACGGCGACCTCAAGGACCTGATCGCCAAGGGGACCATCAAGCTCGAAAAGGTCAAGACCGTCGACCTGCCGCGCAAGCCGGAATGGGCCGGTTGGTGA
- a CDS encoding glycosyltransferase family 4 protein, translated as MRLLLTTYHHAFLAPGGGETEFLQLAEYMNENGVRADFYGHASRPLRYYDAIVHFSAVGGGQILLRHVREQGKPIILIPNYNFFSPSAGSLPVVQEHFDLADVIVLRTQVEAELCKTLFQVAHDKIVVVPPGISAAFARPVPDDLFRSAYGVGRFVLWVGVLDEAKQQLQAIEALHDLDVPLIFIGGYHDRAYYAKCKATASEKVRFLPYLQPGSDIIRSAMQSCSVYLELGEDFPGHSAIEAGLAGAPLVLRDHPWSRELLGDDISYVASSEPGAIVSAVSAALDSGKRGALVERIKQRLVQPQTTALLIEDIEQYLARRHGGA; from the coding sequence ATGCGGTTATTGTTGACCACCTATCATCATGCCTTCCTGGCTCCGGGTGGGGGCGAGACCGAATTTCTGCAGCTCGCCGAGTACATGAACGAGAACGGCGTTCGTGCCGATTTCTACGGCCATGCCTCGCGGCCACTGCGATACTACGATGCCATCGTGCATTTCTCCGCCGTCGGCGGCGGGCAGATCCTGCTGCGCCATGTGCGCGAGCAGGGGAAGCCGATCATTCTGATTCCGAACTACAATTTCTTCAGCCCGTCGGCCGGATCGCTGCCGGTGGTGCAGGAGCATTTCGATCTGGCGGACGTGATCGTGCTGCGCACGCAGGTCGAAGCCGAATTGTGCAAGACTCTGTTTCAAGTCGCGCACGACAAGATCGTGGTGGTGCCGCCGGGGATCAGCGCCGCGTTCGCACGCCCGGTTCCGGATGACCTGTTTCGCTCCGCCTACGGCGTCGGCCGCTTCGTGCTCTGGGTCGGCGTGCTCGACGAGGCCAAGCAGCAATTGCAGGCGATCGAGGCGCTACACGATCTCGACGTCCCGCTGATCTTCATCGGCGGCTATCATGACCGCGCCTACTACGCCAAATGCAAAGCGACGGCGTCGGAAAAGGTGCGTTTCCTGCCCTACCTGCAGCCGGGCTCCGACATCATCCGCTCGGCGATGCAGAGCTGTTCGGTGTATCTCGAACTCGGCGAGGATTTCCCCGGGCATTCGGCGATCGAGGCCGGCCTCGCCGGCGCGCCGCTCGTGCTCCGCGATCATCCCTGGTCGCGCGAGCTGCTCGGCGACGACATCAGCTATGTGGCGTCGTCCGAGCCGGGTGCGATTGTTTCTGCGGTGTCTGCCGCCCTGGATAGCGGCAAGCGCGGCGCTCTGGTCGAGCGCATCAAGCAGCGGCTGGTGCAACCGCAGACGACGGCGCTGCTGATCGAGGACATCGAGCAATACCTCGCTCGCCGGCACGGCGGAGCGTAG
- a CDS encoding branched-chain amino acid ABC transporter permease, which yields MASPSLIPAGDFRTSYAADTTIFPTRTSRNAAILGIVLVCFAPFVLTGYWLSILIQIGIFGIAALGLNILVGFTGQISIGHAAFFLLGAYTSAYLNNHFPIPVFFAIPLAGVITALVGLVFGLPAARLKGLYLVIATLAAQYILIDFFSRAEWFTGGSVPAMANPFSLFGYELRGDKQYFYVVLAYLLVSYILVTNLMRSRDGRALVAVRDHYLSAEIMGINLTKYRTLSFGLAAFFAGIGGALYGHYQMVVSNEGFGIERSILFLAMIIIGGIGSISGTLMGTAFVVLLPETMEWLSEALKGGAIDRALQLNTNLTFLREIAIGLIIIAFLVFEPDGLAHRWRQIKAYWKLYPFSH from the coding sequence ATGGCAAGCCCGTCACTGATCCCCGCCGGCGATTTCCGCACCAGCTACGCGGCCGACACCACGATCTTCCCGACCCGCACCAGTCGCAACGCCGCGATCCTCGGCATCGTGCTGGTGTGTTTCGCGCCGTTCGTGCTGACCGGCTACTGGCTCAGCATTCTGATCCAGATCGGCATCTTCGGCATCGCCGCGCTCGGACTGAACATTCTGGTCGGATTCACCGGCCAGATCTCGATCGGCCACGCCGCGTTCTTCCTGCTCGGGGCCTACACCTCGGCGTATCTCAACAACCACTTTCCGATTCCGGTGTTCTTCGCGATTCCGCTCGCCGGCGTGATCACCGCGCTGGTCGGCCTCGTCTTCGGCTTGCCGGCGGCCCGGCTGAAGGGGCTGTATCTCGTCATCGCGACGCTGGCGGCGCAATACATCCTGATCGACTTCTTCTCCCGCGCCGAATGGTTCACCGGCGGCTCGGTGCCGGCGATGGCCAATCCGTTCTCGCTGTTCGGCTACGAGCTGCGTGGCGACAAGCAGTATTTCTACGTCGTGCTGGCGTATCTGCTGGTCAGCTATATCCTGGTGACCAATCTGATGCGCAGCCGCGACGGAAGAGCGCTGGTGGCGGTGCGCGACCACTATCTCTCGGCCGAGATCATGGGGATCAATCTCACCAAATATCGCACGCTGTCGTTCGGGCTGGCCGCGTTCTTCGCAGGGATCGGTGGCGCGCTGTACGGCCACTATCAGATGGTGGTGTCCAACGAAGGCTTCGGCATCGAACGCTCGATTCTGTTCCTGGCGATGATCATCATCGGCGGCATCGGCTCGATCTCGGGCACGCTGATGGGCACCGCCTTCGTGGTGTTGTTGCCGGAGACGATGGAGTGGCTCAGCGAGGCGCTGAAAGGCGGCGCGATCGACCGCGCGCTGCAGCTCAACACCAACCTGACCTTCCTGCGCGAGATCGCGATCGGCCTGATCATCATCGCGTTCCTGGTGTTCGAGCCCGATGGGCTGGCGCATCGCTGGCGGCAGATCAAGGCGTACTGGAAACTCTACCCCTTCTCGCATTGA
- a CDS encoding ABC transporter ATP-binding protein: protein MTETAELHRPHPGASPAAAPLLSVRNIEVVYDDVILVLRGLSLEVPQGAIVALLGANGAGKSTTLKAISGLLKTEDGEVTRGEIVFDGERIDGVDPDKIVRRGIFQVMEGRRIVSDMTSLENLRLGAFTRSDREVGRDIEMVYDYFPRLKERTGLAGYLSGGEQQMLAIGRALMARPKMILMDEPSMGLSPLLVKEVFSIIQKINRDLGVTILLVEQNARAALSVASHGYIMEQGKVVLDGTADELRDNEDVKEFYLGGAGNQRKSFKNLKSFKRRKRWL, encoded by the coding sequence ATGACCGAAACCGCCGAACTCCATCGTCCGCACCCCGGCGCGTCGCCGGCTGCTGCCCCGCTGCTCAGCGTCCGCAACATCGAGGTCGTCTATGACGACGTCATCCTGGTGCTGCGCGGCCTCAGCCTCGAGGTGCCGCAGGGCGCGATCGTGGCGTTGCTCGGGGCCAACGGCGCCGGCAAGTCGACGACACTGAAGGCGATCTCCGGCCTGCTGAAGACCGAGGATGGCGAGGTCACCCGCGGCGAGATCGTGTTCGACGGCGAACGCATCGACGGTGTCGATCCCGACAAGATCGTCCGCCGCGGCATCTTCCAGGTGATGGAGGGCCGTCGCATCGTCTCGGACATGACGTCGCTGGAAAACCTGCGGCTCGGCGCCTTCACCCGCAGCGACCGCGAGGTCGGTCGCGATATCGAGATGGTCTACGATTATTTCCCACGGCTGAAGGAGCGAACCGGGCTGGCCGGCTACCTGTCCGGCGGCGAGCAGCAGATGCTCGCGATCGGCCGCGCCCTGATGGCACGGCCGAAGATGATCCTGATGGACGAGCCGTCGATGGGCCTGTCGCCGCTGCTCGTGAAGGAAGTGTTCTCGATCATTCAGAAGATCAATCGCGACCTCGGCGTCACCATTCTCCTGGTCGAACAGAACGCCCGCGCCGCCCTCTCGGTCGCCAGCCACGGCTACATTATGGAACAGGGCAAGGTCGTGCTCGACGGCACCGCCGACGAGCTGCGCGACAACGAGGACGTCAAGGAATTCTACCTCGGCGGTGCCGGCAACCAGAGGAAGAGCTTCAAGAACCTGAAGAGCTTCAAGCGGCGGAAACGGTGGCTGTGA
- a CDS encoding ABC transporter ATP-binding protein translates to MEHALEVRNVSLRFGGVRALSEVSFAVNHGELFSIIGPNGAGKTSVVNCISGRYQPSEGQLFYHGRDITGLKPNARASLGIGRTFQNLALFHHMSVLDNIMVGRHHLLKNNFLTGALYWFGARREELAHREKVEEIIDFLDLQSVRKATAGTLSYGLRKRVELARAMALEPKLILLDEPMAGMNFEEKEDMARYIVDLNEEFGMTVVMIEHDMGVVMDISNRVVVLDFGRKIAEGDPAEVLADPHVRRAYLGEEDEVLVDPDDAPDHPPAKERVA, encoded by the coding sequence TTGGAACACGCATTAGAAGTGCGCAATGTCTCCTTGCGCTTCGGCGGCGTCCGCGCGCTGAGCGAGGTGAGCTTTGCGGTCAATCACGGCGAACTGTTCTCCATCATCGGACCGAACGGCGCCGGCAAGACCTCCGTGGTCAATTGCATCTCGGGCCGCTATCAGCCGAGCGAAGGCCAGCTCTTCTATCACGGCCGCGACATAACCGGCCTGAAGCCGAACGCCCGCGCGTCGCTCGGGATCGGGCGCACCTTCCAGAATCTCGCGCTGTTTCACCACATGAGCGTGCTCGACAACATCATGGTCGGGCGCCACCACCTTCTGAAGAACAACTTCCTCACCGGCGCGCTGTACTGGTTCGGCGCCCGCCGCGAGGAGCTCGCGCACCGCGAAAAGGTCGAGGAGATCATCGACTTTCTCGACCTGCAGTCGGTGCGCAAGGCGACCGCCGGCACGCTCTCTTATGGCCTGCGCAAGCGCGTCGAGCTGGCCCGCGCGATGGCGCTGGAGCCGAAGCTGATCCTGCTCGACGAGCCGATGGCCGGCATGAACTTCGAAGAGAAGGAGGACATGGCCCGCTACATCGTCGACCTCAACGAAGAGTTCGGCATGACGGTGGTGATGATCGAACACGACATGGGCGTGGTGATGGACATCTCCAACCGCGTCGTTGTGCTGGATTTCGGCCGCAAGATCGCCGAGGGCGACCCCGCCGAGGTGCTGGCCGATCCGCACGTCAGGCGCGCCTATCTCGGCGAAGAAGACGAGGTGCTGGTCGATCCCGACGACGCCCCGGACCATCCGCCTGCCAAGGAGCGCGTGGCATGA
- a CDS encoding MerR family transcriptional regulator: MKIGDLAKRTGLTAHTLRYYERIGLLPRALRDTSGQRDYDASILTWIAFLGRLKTTGMPIRDMLRYAKLRSRGAATEDARRVLLQQHREKVQAHIAELQACLTVLDTKIAGYAAGASKVEIDDDATAIRPARTVRTRPARARGN; encoded by the coding sequence ATGAAGATCGGGGATCTCGCCAAGCGGACCGGACTGACGGCTCACACGCTGCGCTATTACGAGCGCATCGGGCTGTTGCCGCGCGCATTGCGCGATACCTCGGGGCAGCGTGACTACGACGCCTCGATCCTGACATGGATCGCGTTTCTCGGTCGCCTGAAGACCACCGGGATGCCGATCCGGGATATGCTGCGCTACGCCAAACTCCGCTCCCGCGGGGCTGCCACCGAAGACGCGCGTCGCGTCCTGTTACAGCAGCACCGCGAAAAGGTGCAGGCGCATATCGCCGAACTTCAGGCCTGCCTGACCGTCCTCGACACCAAGATCGCCGGCTATGCGGCCGGCGCCAGCAAGGTGGAGATCGACGATGACGCAACAGCTATCCGACCCGCGCGAACGGTTCGAACGCGGCCTGCGCGCGCTCGCGGCAATTGA
- a CDS encoding glycosyltransferase family 39 protein: protein MIDAVGQKRTADRPAAMPGPDNAQPPAPGNAPRAGRDWLDIATFLIVLAAAAGIAALMFAQYYSAPDLLWRGFHHDRNSHYSFGLDLALAVRSFDPAWFFGELEKAKVWPPLHGLVLSAVLLIGGIDHRLGIVPSLIGWVMTIAFVWLIARRLFTDRTSGLFAAMIAAIFTAASPTFRLISADVMLEGLGAGLSAAGLWAYLRAEAKPDSRGRWRLLALILTLLFFHKGNYWGLLIAPLAIAYASEHWSRIVAAARPVWAATRGRAVLKATAGSPLLILAAAVAGLVAFLYARGPTTLELFGRSVSLYPPENLLTAAYALVFLWWSLTWWRHRAAIDRTLGVAGRAVLYWHLTPVAISFLLPHRLSKFLWFVGPANNTDPNSGPWQGLQFYATVFADGFHQAHWLAAVAVVLALVGTIAIPRLTPGTRAVFLFALLAWIGVIIHPQHQGRFMSTWVFAVWICAGVGAGVLLSLTGRWLSPLRRGAIAAVLTIGLLTVHLLTPVPKAGAAYALQDAVGPSDLELIRPYLAELDGAHEVAVFTTFGMSKLFAWVLRERCRCHMLVPDPFLAGVASHEAARDAMAERIAQSTADVVVIIDAPRSRDESPSFGWVHAKMVGIVDAMADQTRYLRGNSYALPIGEATATIWRRR, encoded by the coding sequence ATGATCGATGCCGTAGGGCAGAAACGGACAGCCGATCGCCCGGCGGCAATGCCGGGTCCGGACAACGCGCAGCCCCCTGCGCCCGGCAACGCCCCACGCGCCGGGCGCGACTGGCTGGATATCGCGACGTTCCTGATCGTGCTGGCAGCGGCGGCCGGGATCGCCGCTCTGATGTTCGCGCAGTACTATTCGGCACCCGACCTGTTGTGGCGCGGCTTCCACCACGACCGCAATTCGCACTACAGCTTTGGGCTCGATCTGGCGCTGGCGGTCCGCAGCTTCGACCCGGCTTGGTTCTTCGGCGAGCTCGAAAAGGCCAAGGTGTGGCCACCGCTTCACGGCCTGGTGCTCAGCGCCGTCCTGCTGATCGGCGGCATCGACCACAGGCTCGGCATCGTGCCGAGCCTGATCGGCTGGGTCATGACGATCGCCTTCGTCTGGCTGATCGCGCGGCGGCTGTTCACCGACCGCACCAGCGGCTTGTTCGCCGCCATGATCGCGGCGATCTTCACCGCCGCCAGCCCGACGTTCCGCCTGATCAGTGCCGACGTCATGCTGGAGGGGCTGGGCGCCGGACTGTCTGCTGCCGGGCTTTGGGCGTATCTGCGCGCCGAGGCGAAGCCGGATTCGCGCGGGCGCTGGCGGCTGCTGGCGCTGATCCTGACTCTGCTGTTCTTTCACAAGGGCAATTACTGGGGACTGCTGATCGCACCGCTGGCGATCGCCTATGCCAGCGAGCATTGGTCGCGGATCGTCGCTGCGGCGCGGCCGGTCTGGGCGGCCACCCGCGGCCGGGCGGTGCTGAAGGCGACTGCCGGCTCGCCGCTGCTGATCCTCGCCGCGGCGGTCGCCGGCCTGGTGGCTTTCCTGTACGCCCGCGGGCCGACCACGCTGGAGCTGTTCGGCCGCTCGGTGTCGCTGTATCCGCCGGAGAATCTCCTCACCGCCGCCTATGCGCTGGTGTTCCTATGGTGGTCGCTCACCTGGTGGCGGCATCGCGCCGCGATCGACCGGACACTCGGTGTGGCAGGGCGGGCGGTGCTGTACTGGCACCTGACACCGGTCGCGATCTCGTTCCTGCTGCCGCACAGGCTGTCGAAATTTCTGTGGTTCGTCGGCCCCGCCAACAACACCGATCCCAATTCCGGACCCTGGCAGGGTCTGCAATTCTACGCGACGGTGTTCGCCGACGGCTTCCATCAAGCGCACTGGCTCGCGGCCGTGGCCGTCGTGCTGGCGCTGGTCGGCACGATCGCGATTCCGAGGCTGACGCCCGGCACCCGTGCAGTGTTCCTGTTCGCGCTGCTGGCCTGGATCGGCGTCATCATCCATCCGCAGCACCAGGGACGGTTCATGTCGACCTGGGTTTTCGCAGTGTGGATCTGTGCCGGCGTCGGCGCGGGCGTGCTGCTGTCGCTGACCGGCCGCTGGCTGTCGCCGCTGCGGCGCGGTGCAATTGCGGCCGTGCTGACGATCGGGCTGCTGACCGTGCATCTGCTGACCCCGGTGCCGAAGGCCGGCGCGGCCTACGCGCTGCAGGACGCCGTCGGCCCCAGCGATCTCGAGCTGATCCGCCCCTACCTGGCCGAACTCGACGGCGCCCATGAGGTGGCGGTGTTCACCACTTTTGGAATGAGCAAGCTGTTCGCCTGGGTGCTGCGCGAGCGCTGCCGCTGCCACATGCTGGTGCCGGATCCTTTCCTGGCCGGCGTCGCCTCGCACGAAGCCGCCCGCGACGCGATGGCCGAACGGATCGCACAGTCGACCGCCGATGTCGTCGTGATCATCGATGCGCCCCGCAGCCGCGACGAAAGCCCGTCGTTCGGCTGGGTCCACGCCAAGATGGTCGGCATCGTCGACGCGATGGCCGACCAGACCCGCTACCTCCGCGGCAACAGCTACGCACTGCCGATCGGCGAAGCCACGGCGACGATCTGGCGCCGCCGCTGA
- a CDS encoding branched-chain amino acid ABC transporter permease — protein sequence MNSHLLIQLLVNGLVVGTLYGVVAMSFVLIYKATQVVNFAQGELLLIGAWVCWALLAKYQIPFWLGMPLTLVFMFVFGIAIQIVVLRPMIGEPIISVIMVTIALSTVFQAALKWIFGTSPQPFPQVFTTQSVSFAGFQLQTVYVMSLVVSVAMMIGMAWFFKVSKYGLAMRATAFNQQVAQSLGISVKSVFAMAWAISATVSAVAGVVVAVVNGVSSGLSAYGIKVFPAAILGGLDSIGGAVLGGIIIGLLENIAQYIDSEYLHWGNLYEIAPFYVLIIILMIKPYGLFGTKDIERI from the coding sequence ATGAACTCTCACCTCCTCATCCAGCTTCTCGTCAACGGTCTCGTCGTCGGCACGCTGTACGGCGTCGTCGCAATGAGCTTCGTGCTGATCTACAAGGCTACACAGGTGGTCAATTTCGCGCAGGGCGAACTCCTGCTGATCGGCGCCTGGGTGTGCTGGGCGCTGCTCGCCAAGTATCAGATCCCGTTCTGGCTCGGCATGCCGCTGACGCTGGTATTCATGTTCGTGTTCGGCATCGCGATCCAGATCGTGGTGCTGCGGCCGATGATCGGCGAGCCGATCATCTCGGTGATCATGGTGACGATCGCGCTGTCGACCGTGTTCCAGGCGGCGCTGAAATGGATCTTCGGCACCAGCCCGCAGCCGTTCCCGCAAGTGTTCACCACCCAGTCGGTGTCGTTCGCCGGCTTCCAGTTGCAGACCGTTTATGTGATGAGCCTGGTGGTGTCGGTCGCGATGATGATCGGCATGGCGTGGTTCTTCAAAGTGTCGAAATACGGCCTGGCGATGCGCGCCACCGCGTTCAACCAGCAGGTCGCGCAATCGCTCGGCATCTCGGTCAAGAGCGTGTTCGCGATGGCCTGGGCGATCTCGGCGACGGTCTCGGCCGTCGCCGGCGTGGTGGTCGCCGTGGTCAACGGCGTGTCCTCGGGCCTGTCCGCCTACGGCATCAAGGTGTTTCCGGCGGCGATCCTCGGCGGGCTCGATTCGATCGGCGGCGCCGTGCTCGGCGGCATCATCATCGGCCTTCTGGAAAACATCGCCCAGTACATCGACAGCGAATATCTGCACTGGGGCAATCTCTACGAAATCGCGCCGTTCTACGTGCTGATCATCATCCTGATGATCAAGCCCTACGGCCTGTTCGGCACCAAGGACATCGAGCGCATTTGA
- a CDS encoding long-chain fatty acid--CoA ligase has protein sequence MMDYAGRVASADTFPKLLRLNARQFGDDIALREKDLGLWRVVTWSDYQSRVHDFALGMVELGLGRGDVIGIIGDNRPDWVAAEIASHAIGAMSLGLYRDVLDEEAEYLLNYGEAKLVFAEDEEQVDKLLGLADRAPHLKHIVYSDPRGMRKYDDPRLLSADKLAELGRDRAGREPGLYDRLVDSTEGEDVAILCTTSGTTAHPKLAMLAAGRVLKHCATYLSFDPKGPDDEYVSVLPLPWIMEQVYALGKGLLCRMKVNFVEEPDTMMNDFREIAPTFVLFAPRVWEGIAADVRARVMDASPLKQKLYEAGMKAGLAALENGRHSAFADAVLFRALRDRLGFTRLRSAATGGAALGPDTFRFFRAMGVPLRTLYGQTELLGAYTLHRPDAVDPDTTGVPMGAEIEIKIENPDVQGIGEVVVRHPNMFLGYYKNPEASTADIKNGWMQSGDAGYFNASGQLVIIDRIKDLAELSHGERFSPQYIENKLKFSPYVAEAVILGAGRDMLAAMICIRYSIISKWAEKKRIAFTTYSDLASRPEVYELLRREVETVNATLPPAQRIARFLLLYKELDADDGELTRTRKVRRSVINDKYADIIDGIYGGRSDIPVDTTIQFQDGTTQRIRTSLKVVDLGHATVHAEAAE, from the coding sequence ATGATGGACTATGCCGGCCGCGTCGCTTCCGCCGACACCTTTCCGAAACTGCTCCGCCTCAACGCCCGCCAGTTCGGGGACGACATCGCGCTTCGCGAGAAGGATCTCGGGCTGTGGCGGGTGGTCACCTGGTCCGACTATCAGTCACGCGTCCACGACTTCGCGCTCGGGATGGTCGAGCTCGGGCTCGGCCGCGGCGACGTGATCGGCATCATCGGCGACAACCGGCCCGACTGGGTCGCCGCCGAAATCGCCAGCCACGCGATCGGCGCGATGAGCCTCGGCCTGTATCGCGACGTGCTCGATGAAGAGGCAGAATACCTGCTCAACTACGGCGAGGCCAAGCTGGTGTTCGCCGAGGACGAGGAGCAGGTCGACAAACTGCTCGGCCTCGCCGACCGCGCGCCGCATCTGAAGCACATCGTCTATTCCGATCCGCGGGGAATGCGGAAATACGACGATCCGCGACTGCTGTCGGCCGACAAGCTCGCCGAGCTGGGCCGCGACCGGGCCGGGCGCGAGCCCGGGCTGTACGACCGGCTGGTCGACTCCACCGAGGGCGAGGACGTCGCGATCCTGTGCACCACTTCGGGCACCACCGCGCATCCCAAGCTGGCGATGCTGGCGGCGGGCCGGGTGCTGAAGCACTGCGCGACCTATCTGTCGTTCGACCCCAAGGGGCCGGACGACGAATACGTTTCGGTGCTGCCGCTGCCGTGGATCATGGAGCAGGTCTACGCGCTCGGCAAAGGGCTGCTGTGCCGGATGAAGGTCAACTTCGTCGAAGAGCCCGACACCATGATGAACGATTTCCGCGAAATCGCGCCGACCTTCGTGCTGTTCGCGCCGCGGGTGTGGGAAGGCATTGCGGCGGATGTGCGGGCGCGGGTGATGGACGCCTCGCCGCTGAAGCAGAAGCTCTACGAGGCCGGGATGAAAGCCGGCCTCGCGGCGCTGGAGAACGGCCGGCACTCGGCGTTCGCCGACGCCGTGCTGTTCCGCGCGCTGCGCGACCGGCTCGGCTTCACGCGGCTGCGCTCGGCCGCGACCGGCGGCGCCGCGCTGGGACCGGACACGTTCCGGTTCTTCCGCGCCATGGGCGTGCCGCTGCGCACGCTGTACGGCCAGACCGAGCTGCTCGGCGCCTACACGCTGCACAGGCCGGATGCGGTCGATCCCGACACCACCGGCGTCCCGATGGGCGCGGAAATCGAGATCAAGATCGAGAACCCGGACGTCCAGGGCATCGGCGAAGTCGTGGTCCGCCACCCCAACATGTTCCTCGGCTACTACAAGAACCCGGAGGCCTCGACCGCCGACATCAAGAACGGATGGATGCAGTCCGGCGACGCCGGCTATTTCAACGCGAGCGGCCAGCTCGTCATCATCGACCGCATCAAGGACCTCGCCGAACTGTCGCATGGCGAGAGGTTCTCGCCGCAATACATCGAGAACAAGCTGAAGTTCTCACCCTACGTCGCCGAGGCGGTGATCCTCGGTGCCGGCCGCGACATGCTGGCGGCGATGATCTGCATCCGCTACTCGATCATCTCGAAATGGGCGGAGAAGAAGCGGATCGCCTTCACCACCTATTCCGACCTCGCCTCCCGCCCCGAGGTGTACGAGCTGCTGCGCCGCGAGGTCGAAACCGTCAACGCCACGCTGCCGCCGGCGCAGCGGATCGCCCGGTTCCTGCTGCTCTACAAGGAGCTCGACGCCGACGACGGCGAACTGACCCGCACCCGCAAGGTCCGCCGCAGCGTGATCAACGACAAATACGCCGACATCATCGACGGCATCTACGGCGGCAGGAGCGACATTCCGGTCGACACCACCATCCAGTTCCAGGACGGCACGACGCAGCGCATCCGGACGTCGCTGAAGGTGGTGGATCTGGGCCACGCAACTGTGCATGCGGAGGCGGCGGAATGA
- a CDS encoding carboxymuconolactone decarboxylase family protein yields the protein MTQQLSDPRERFERGLRALAAIDGEAGHKVVDALADIAPDFARYLIEFPFGDIYSRPGLDLRAREIATIAALTAMGNAVPQLKVHIEAGLNVGLSRDEVTEIIMQMAVYAGFPAALNGLFAAKEVFAARSQ from the coding sequence ATGACGCAACAGCTATCCGACCCGCGCGAACGGTTCGAACGCGGCCTGCGCGCGCTCGCGGCAATTGACGGCGAGGCCGGCCACAAGGTGGTCGACGCTTTGGCCGACATCGCACCGGACTTCGCCAGGTACCTGATCGAGTTTCCGTTCGGCGACATCTACAGCCGCCCCGGCCTCGACCTGCGCGCCCGAGAGATCGCAACCATCGCGGCGCTGACCGCCATGGGCAATGCCGTGCCACAACTCAAAGTCCACATCGAGGCCGGCCTGAATGTCGGGCTGAGCCGCGACGAGGTCACCGAGATCATCATGCAGATGGCGGTCTATGCCGGCTTTCCGGCCGCGCTGAACGGCCTGTTCGCCGCCAAGGAAGTGTTCGCCGCCCGCTCGCAGTAG